CACTTCCTCTGTGCAAAGAGGAGGAGGGAATTTCGTCAAAACAAATACGGCTgaagagaaaaagaaacttATTGAAGGACAGCAGAGCAGTTCTGCTTGTGCCAGATgacagattacataaatgttGATGAGTGCCGTGTGCTTTATTCAAATACTCTAACCCAATATGAAAATATCTCTTATCTGGGTGGAATGGAATCAGGTGACAAAAAGGAGTGGTAAGGAACGCTGTTCCTACCTTCTACATCAAATTGTACACGGTTAACCTTTAGTTACAAATTGAATCAATTAGAAACACACCCATCATCAACACCATCATCACTAACTATAATTTGGGCAGTGTTGGTAGTAATTGTGGTTTCTCATAACACTTCCTGACACCAACTGACATGCAAGAGCAGATAAGCAGATAACCCCCCcacacaaagaagaagaaaagttcTTGTAAACGAAGCCGCAAAACCAAGTGTGAAGTCAAGTGTTAACATACGTGTGCATTTAGAACCCACATCAAACTCTTCTCAGTATTGTTTCCAATCAATCATCCATTCCGTGGACGTCTGTTGTGCTGAAAACAGCAAACTTCCTCTTCTATGTCGGGGAATTTGAGTTTAAGGTTCCGCCTGGTGACcgtttaaaaaacaaatgtattttaaagTTGCTAAGTAAGCTGTGATCTAGTTCCCATGACTGGTCATGACTAAAAAGGTGCTGATAGGGTTGCACTACTGTATTCGGAGACAATACACAGAATTTAGTTCCCTAAACAGGTCTCGCCTTCTCTCCTTGTAGGCATGGAGAAAACGTTGGTTTGTCCTACGAAGAGGTCGCATGAGCGGGAACCCCGATGTGCTGGAGTACTACCAAAGTAAAAGTTCCAAAAAGCCAATCCGCATTATTGACCTGAAAGAGTGCAAGGTGGAAATACTGAACGGACAATTGGGGATAAAGCGTGACTTCCAAGAAAAGCATCTCTTTGCGGTGAAGACTTCTGCTCGTATGTTCTACCTGGTGGCCAAGACTGAAGAGGAGATGAACGTCTGGATAAGCAGCATCAGTCATATTTGCCAGTTTGACAACCACGAGGAAGCAGGTGAAGTACATTCAAGCTGGTCCAACAATAAAAAGGGATAAAAAAAGAGAGTGCTTACCATTATATAATGTAAAAAATTCAAACGCTCTTGAAaaatccgatttttttttttgcttgagttGCACCATTTTGCCTTTTGGTGTCACTCTTGTCACCTTTGTGCTAGTACAAATCCCCCCCGCAACACATTCTcagtgccacttttttttttttgtcaacaggGAGCTCTGAAGAAGGATTTCCTCACACCCCAGCATCACTTCAGCCGTCAAGTGACAACTCTGACCGAGTGTCTCTATCAAGTCAACAGGGCTCCAGTCACCCACCCGATTATCTTGTCTTGTCCCAATGCGGGACAGGAAGTGGAAGCACTTGCAGGTATGTCAAACTTCATCACAAGACGAATAAAGTTCAGCTTTTTCATTGCCGTTGATTTTGACAATCTTATATCCGCAGACATAACAGCTTTTCAAATTCTGAGACTTCTTTGGAGCAGAGGTCGACAGAAGATGTTTTCAAGGACATTGTGCCCTCACCTCCCTGCAGTGGCTCGTCATCTTTTAACTGCATTTCTCAGTTCCGCCTCAGTCCATCTCCGTTCCCACACGGGATGCTGAGCAACCCTCCTCTCAGCGCGCCTTGCACAGCCCTAGCGCCACCTTCCTCCTCATCTCCGCTCCATCTCTGCGCTATGAGCGTCTTCCAGTTTGACAAACCATACTCCCGTGCGTCATTTGAGGCCGCCAAGGACAAGCAAACACCTCCTCCGCTGCCACCTAAGCCGAACCATCTGCCTGATGAAGGCATTCGCAGGCCGAGGGCAATGAGTGCACGGCATTGCCCAAAACATGTCGCGCCGCTTTTCCGAAGAACATCTTTGTCAAGCTTGGACCATTTCACAATTGGTATGTTTTGATAGGAGAGTCAGATTAAAAGTCATCTTGGGCCAGGATTCAAACTGATGTGACCAAATGGGGAAATAATTTGcatacaatttgtttttttttagcagatGCTGACAGCAGATCACCAGGAAACAGAAGGCAGACTCTTAATGTGGTAAGACAATCATGGCACAACCAAAGCCAGCAAGACGAGGCCTACGTCGCCATGGTTTCCACACCGTCACGTGTCAGCGTTGTTGAAGGT
The nucleotide sequence above comes from Syngnathus scovelli strain Florida chromosome 15, RoL_Ssco_1.2, whole genome shotgun sequence. Encoded proteins:
- the gab3 gene encoding GRB2-associated-binding protein 3 isoform X2 — protein: MSAGDVVCTGWLIKSPPEKKLKRFAWRKRWFVLRRGRMSGNPDVLEYYQSKSSKKPIRIIDLKECKVEILNGQLGIKRDFQEKHLFAVKTSARMFYLVAKTEEEMNVWISSISHICQFDNHEEAGSSEEGFPHTPASLQPSSDNSDRVSLSSQQGSSHPPDYLVLSQCGTGSGSTCRHNSFSNSETSLEQRSTEDVFKDIVPSPPCSGSSSFNCISQFRLSPSPFPHGMLSNPPLSAPCTALAPPSSSSPLHLCAMSVFQFDKPYSRASFEAAKDKQTPPPLPPKPNHLPDEGIRRPRAMSARHCPKHVAPLFRRTSLSSLDHFTIDADSRSPGNRRQTLNVVRQSWHNQSQQDEAYVAMVSTPSRVSVVEGDAYIPMSPISMPDTNKKVKATKTLSSLVCQPGEFAPPPIHRHLKPCLRRARPPPLDLRGLSTITECPAHHPLSRTKTDSCFSFSGTCLSYEGSFEKGDNSRDEDAKWATMESRPRFSLNVEGVVQPWARRSNLDYLSLDFNSASPSPVQKKPLLSDEHRVDYVQVDEKKTQALQNTKMEWIDVRQSKT
- the gab3 gene encoding GRB2-associated-binding protein 3 isoform X1, whose protein sequence is MSAGDVVCTGWLIKSPPEKKLKRFAWRKRWFVLRRGRMSGNPDVLEYYQSKSSKKPIRIIDLKECKVEILNGQLGIKRDFQEKHLFAVKTSARMFYLVAKTEEEMNVWISSISHICQFDNHEEAGSSEEGFPHTPASLQPSSDNSDRVSLSSQQGSSHPPDYLVLSQCGTGSGSTCRHNSFSNSETSLEQRSTEDVFKDIVPSPPCSGSSSFNCISQFRLSPSPFPHGMLSNPPLSAPCTALAPPSSSSPLHLCAMSVFQFDKPYSRASFEAAKDKQTPPPLPPKPNHLPDEGIRRPRAMSARHCPKHVAPLFRRTSLSSLDHFTIADADSRSPGNRRQTLNVVRQSWHNQSQQDEAYVAMVSTPSRVSVVEGDAYIPMSPISMPDTNKKVKATKTLSSLVCQPGEFAPPPIHRHLKPCLRRARPPPLDLRGLSTITECPAHHPLSRTKTDSCFSFSGTCLSYEGSFEKGDNSRDEDAKWATMESRPRFSLNVEGVVQPWARRSNLDYLSLDFNSASPSPVQKKPLLSDEHRVDYVQVDEKKTQALQNTKMEWIDVRQSKT